In Methanosphaera sp. ISO3-F5, a genomic segment contains:
- the top6B gene encoding DNA topoisomerase VI subunit B: MERDTNDIFEEFKELTPSEFFKRNKQMLGFSGKIRSLTIVFHELITNSLDACEEVGILPDITIELKRLGKDHYLLKHADNGPGIPEDYITKVYCQMFAGSKFRNIQSRGQQGLGCSGCVLLSQMTTGQPVKIRSRYKDGDELKGVEMSVKLDVKKNTGIILDRQEFETDRTGSGIEIEFKDVSYSMSEQGAYEYIRRTVIGNPHAKIVFKDPTGRKYTFDRATDQIPPLPKAVLPHPKGVTADDIIDLCKTTNKKRFKNLLMDSLSRVSAAKIKELEEATGIDMNKRPKSITWQEAEKVVQQFEQMKFMAPPTSGLKPIGDEQIEKGINEILLPEFSTAITRKPQAYRGGVSFIVEAGIAYGGKAGRLVGQQKKAEIMRFANRVPLTFDQGSCAITEALKSIDWRRYGVRNLDDAPISVFVNIISTNVPYLSTGKQSVAPEEEIVREIRQATMKIARKLEKYIRTKKAAKNEEMRAKIFEDLVPVVIKQSALLAEKDVPEYEKIMDEVTHKAKIMDMKHRLKQPEIEPMQIKVEEQKMRMKTEMEELAEEELSMTEQIDEEE, translated from the coding sequence TTGGAACGTGACACAAACGACATATTCGAAGAATTTAAGGAACTAACACCATCAGAATTTTTTAAAAGAAACAAACAAATGTTAGGATTTTCAGGAAAAATAAGATCCCTAACCATAGTATTCCACGAACTAATAACAAACAGCCTAGACGCATGCGAAGAAGTAGGAATACTACCAGACATAACAATAGAACTAAAAAGACTAGGAAAAGACCACTACCTACTAAAACACGCAGACAACGGACCAGGAATACCAGAAGACTACATAACAAAAGTATACTGCCAAATGTTCGCAGGAAGTAAATTCAGAAACATACAATCAAGAGGACAACAAGGACTCGGATGTAGCGGATGCGTACTCCTATCACAAATGACAACAGGACAACCAGTAAAAATCAGATCAAGATACAAAGACGGAGACGAACTAAAAGGAGTCGAAATGAGCGTAAAACTCGACGTAAAAAAGAACACCGGAATCATCCTAGACAGACAAGAATTCGAAACAGACAGAACAGGATCAGGAATCGAAATAGAATTCAAAGACGTATCATACTCCATGAGTGAACAAGGAGCATACGAATACATAAGAAGAACAGTAATAGGAAACCCACACGCAAAAATAGTATTCAAAGACCCAACCGGAAGAAAATACACATTCGACAGAGCAACAGACCAAATACCACCACTACCAAAAGCAGTACTCCCACACCCAAAAGGAGTAACAGCAGACGACATAATAGACCTATGTAAAACAACCAACAAAAAACGATTCAAAAACCTCCTAATGGACTCACTCAGCAGAGTATCAGCAGCAAAAATCAAAGAACTAGAAGAAGCAACCGGAATCGACATGAACAAACGACCAAAAAGCATAACATGGCAAGAAGCAGAAAAAGTCGTACAACAATTCGAACAAATGAAATTCATGGCACCACCAACCAGCGGACTAAAACCAATAGGAGACGAACAAATAGAAAAAGGAATCAACGAAATACTACTACCAGAATTCTCAACAGCAATCACCAGAAAACCACAAGCATACAGAGGAGGAGTATCCTTCATCGTAGAAGCAGGAATAGCATACGGAGGAAAAGCAGGAAGACTAGTAGGACAACAGAAAAAAGCAGAAATAATGAGATTCGCAAACAGAGTACCATTAACCTTCGACCAGGGAAGCTGTGCAATAACAGAAGCACTAAAAAGCATAGACTGGAGAAGATACGGAGTAAGAAACCTGGATGACGCACCAATATCAGTATTTGTAAACATAATCTCAACAAACGTTCCATACCTCTCAACAGGAAAACAAAGTGTAGCACCAGAAGAAGAAATAGTAAGAGAAATCAGACAAGCAACAATGAAAATAGCAAGAAAACTAGAAAAATACATAAGAACCAAAAAAGCAGCAAAAAACGAAGAAATGAGAGCAAAAATCTTCGAAGACCTAGTGCCAGTAGTAATCAAACAATCAGCACTCCTAGCAGAAAAAGACGTTCCAGAATACGAGAAAATAATGGACGAAGTAACACACAAAGCAAAAATCATGGACATGAAACATCGTCTAAAACAACCAGAAATAGAACCAATGCAAATAAAAGTAGAAGAACAGAAAATGAGAATGAAAACAGAAATGGAAGAACTTGCAGAAGAAGAACTGAGCATGACAGAACAAATAGACGAAGAAGAATAG